The Candidatus Thermoplasmatota archaeon genome contains a region encoding:
- the trxA gene encoding thioredoxin, with product MDDTGTDPELEAIRERLRRSLAGQAASPPADGEIVHLTDATFDATVSRPGVVVVDFWADWCMPCRAMEPAYKAAAKEFAGLATFAKLHVDQNPITASAWEIRSIPTVLVFKDGKAVDGLLGAVPKAEIVERVRRFAR from the coding sequence GTGGACGACACGGGGACCGATCCGGAGCTGGAGGCGATCCGCGAGCGGCTGCGACGAAGCCTCGCCGGCCAGGCCGCGTCTCCCCCGGCCGACGGTGAGATCGTTCATCTCACGGACGCCACCTTCGACGCCACCGTGTCGCGGCCGGGCGTCGTGGTCGTCGACTTTTGGGCCGATTGGTGCATGCCGTGCCGCGCGATGGAGCCCGCCTACAAGGCGGCTGCGAAGGAGTTTGCCGGTCTCGCCACGTTTGCCAAGCTGCACGTGGACCAGAATCCGATCACGGCGTCGGCGTGGGAGATCCGAAGCATTCCCACGGTCCTCGTCTTCAAGGACGGAAAAGCCGTGGACGGGCTGCTTGGCGCCGTTCCCAAGGCGGAGATCGTCGAGCGCGTGCGCCGCTTCGCGCGCTGA
- a CDS encoding glycosyltransferase family 2 protein, producing MTTLEAIALAALLLVALGCVAFPVASVLVARRLQREALAQTFAEWKPPVTVVLPCRGEQQGFEENLRAIAAQAYPDFELLVAVDSADDPSADAFRRVAPPRARLVVVDRDGADAPEFRSGKARAQATAVRRARPASRAIVFVDADVRPARDWLSRMVEPLSDPAVGAVTAYRWYVSERHGFWSRLRAQWNGTGLDAMLLSRYRFCWGGSMALRRETYELARVEDAMREAIAEDVALTRAVERLGLLVAFAPRACSVNVEDTDRGGCLEWCVRQTALTRESMPRLWRFAAAVYGASVALFVLGVAAAAAGFARADPTLALAGAAMTIPVLSNPLRTRMRWRFFRELLPGHRPLLDAERDSAATSLFQPFLMLYVLHRSRRVRAIAWRGRTYALRPPRRVAPVAR from the coding sequence GTGACCACGCTCGAAGCCATCGCGCTTGCGGCGCTGCTCCTCGTCGCTCTTGGATGCGTGGCCTTCCCGGTCGCCTCGGTCCTCGTCGCGCGCCGGCTCCAGCGCGAAGCCCTCGCGCAAACGTTTGCGGAATGGAAGCCGCCCGTCACGGTGGTGCTGCCCTGCCGCGGCGAGCAGCAGGGATTCGAAGAGAACCTTCGCGCCATCGCCGCGCAGGCGTACCCCGACTTCGAGCTTCTCGTCGCGGTCGATTCGGCCGACGATCCTTCCGCCGATGCGTTCCGCCGCGTCGCGCCTCCCCGCGCGCGGCTTGTGGTCGTGGACCGCGACGGCGCCGACGCGCCGGAGTTCCGAAGCGGCAAGGCCCGCGCGCAGGCGACGGCCGTGCGACGCGCGCGCCCGGCGTCGCGGGCGATCGTCTTTGTCGACGCCGACGTCCGGCCCGCGCGCGACTGGCTCTCCCGCATGGTCGAGCCGCTTTCCGACCCGGCGGTGGGCGCCGTCACCGCGTACCGGTGGTACGTCTCCGAGCGGCACGGTTTCTGGTCGCGCCTTCGAGCGCAGTGGAACGGCACGGGCCTCGACGCCATGCTGCTTTCCCGGTACCGCTTCTGCTGGGGCGGCAGCATGGCGCTGCGGCGAGAGACGTACGAGCTTGCGCGCGTCGAGGACGCCATGCGCGAGGCGATCGCCGAGGACGTCGCCTTGACCCGCGCGGTCGAGCGGCTGGGCCTCTTGGTCGCGTTTGCCCCTCGCGCCTGCTCGGTGAACGTGGAGGACACCGACCGCGGCGGTTGCCTCGAGTGGTGCGTGCGGCAGACGGCTCTCACGCGCGAGAGCATGCCGCGCCTTTGGCGCTTTGCCGCCGCCGTCTACGGAGCTTCCGTGGCCCTGTTCGTCTTGGGCGTCGCGGCAGCGGCCGCCGGCTTTGCGCGCGCGGACCCGACGCTTGCGCTTGCCGGCGCTGCCATGACGATCCCCGTGCTTTCGAACCCGCTGCGCACGCGCATGCGTTGGCGGTTCTTCCGCGAGCTTCTGCCCGGCCACCGGCCGCTCCTGGACGCAGAGCGCGACTCGGCCGCGACCTCGCTTTTCCAGCCGTTCCTCATGCTGTACGTGCTGCACCGCTCGCGGCGCGTGCGCGCGATCGCCTGGCGCGGCCGCACGTACGCGCTGCGCCCGCCGCGGAGGGTCGCGCCGGTCGCCCGTTAA
- a CDS encoding sialidase family protein, which yields MRRPVPVLLAAALVAGCLGPTPSAPDDAVPPALGFRPDCSIASGLDRWPDPCTARVSWNEAPAKTEIDLAVNPLDPNNVVVASKDLDPRASNCVWSVAQVTKDGGRTWKTVYVGGDRANREPVLVPYSCVTDPILVFDANGVLYYALQAYRWAVSPRDVPSLPTGWPYLGSAFVLAVSRDGGETWGTFAHMAVGDAQLVFHDYPRMVVNPATNSVHSVWNGWTTTWGDSTRAPRSFTDVPGQYDTVSVWAVTARSEGREVDRPVNFFAPDAPRTTQFFGGLAADAEGRVYVTVVKSPLNEDQRPAVEDVFLYESVDDGRSFQEVGRVFSYARGTQGDGPARNAAWRAPVHAELAADLATGRLYAAYTDEAQGHRDVHVRWSDDRGRTWSEPARANLDETANDQFFPRIVVARDGAVHVLYYDRAFDPADKLLDASLATSVDGGATWTNLRLTASPFDGDLGKHQTTLGPFIGDYNGIGVASDGTVWTGWGDTRTGVAEVAVAKVLAP from the coding sequence ATGCGACGGCCCGTTCCCGTGCTGCTTGCCGCCGCCCTTGTCGCCGGATGCCTGGGTCCCACCCCAAGCGCGCCCGACGACGCCGTCCCGCCCGCCCTCGGTTTTCGCCCCGACTGCTCGATCGCTTCGGGCCTTGACCGGTGGCCCGACCCCTGCACGGCGCGCGTCTCCTGGAACGAGGCGCCCGCCAAGACCGAGATCGACCTTGCCGTGAATCCGCTCGACCCGAACAACGTCGTGGTCGCCTCGAAGGACCTCGACCCGCGCGCGAGCAACTGCGTCTGGTCCGTGGCGCAGGTCACAAAGGACGGCGGGAGGACGTGGAAGACCGTGTACGTAGGCGGCGACCGCGCCAACCGCGAGCCGGTCCTCGTGCCCTACTCGTGCGTGACCGATCCCATCCTCGTGTTCGACGCAAACGGCGTCCTCTACTACGCCCTGCAGGCGTACCGGTGGGCGGTCTCGCCCCGCGACGTGCCCTCGCTTCCGACGGGCTGGCCGTACCTCGGCTCGGCCTTCGTGCTCGCGGTCAGCCGCGACGGCGGGGAGACGTGGGGCACGTTTGCGCACATGGCCGTGGGCGACGCGCAGCTCGTCTTCCACGACTACCCGCGAATGGTCGTGAACCCCGCCACGAACTCGGTGCACTCGGTCTGGAACGGGTGGACGACGACGTGGGGCGACTCCACGCGGGCGCCCCGCTCGTTCACGGACGTGCCCGGCCAGTACGACACGGTGTCCGTGTGGGCCGTGACGGCGCGCAGCGAGGGCCGCGAGGTGGACCGGCCTGTGAACTTCTTTGCGCCCGACGCGCCGCGCACGACGCAGTTCTTCGGCGGGCTTGCCGCCGACGCGGAAGGCCGCGTGTACGTCACGGTCGTGAAGTCGCCGCTCAACGAGGATCAGCGCCCGGCCGTCGAGGACGTGTTCCTCTACGAGAGCGTGGACGACGGCCGCAGCTTCCAGGAGGTGGGCCGCGTGTTCTCGTACGCCCGCGGCACGCAGGGCGACGGGCCGGCGCGCAACGCCGCGTGGCGCGCGCCGGTCCACGCCGAGCTTGCGGCGGACCTTGCGACCGGGCGTCTGTACGCCGCCTACACGGACGAAGCGCAAGGACACCGCGACGTCCACGTCCGGTGGAGCGACGACCGCGGCCGCACGTGGTCGGAGCCCGCCCGGGCAAACCTCGACGAAACGGCCAACGACCAGTTCTTCCCGCGCATCGTCGTCGCCCGCGACGGGGCGGTGCACGTCCTGTACTACGACCGCGCCTTCGACCCCGCCGACAAGCTCCTCGACGCGAGCCTTGCAACAAGCGTGGACGGCGGCGCGACGTGGACGAACCTTCGCCTCACGGCGTCTCCGTTCGACGGCGACCTCGGCAAGCACCAGACGACGCTTGGGCCCTTCATCGGCGACTACAACGGCATCGGCGTGGCAAGCGACGGGACCGTGTGGACCGGCTGGGGCGACACGCGCACGGGCGTGGCCGAGGTGGCCGTGGCCAAGGTGCTTGCCCCGTGA
- a CDS encoding prefoldin subunit beta, which produces MAADIPPQIRNQIAQLQQIQQQAQTIVSQRVQLEMQVKEMERTLEELAKTPEDAPVYRSVGTLLIRVKDRQTVAKDLEDSKETTEVRLNSLKRQEERLKEKLSALQREVSAALSAGQR; this is translated from the coding sequence TTGGCCGCCGACATCCCGCCGCAGATCCGGAACCAGATCGCGCAGCTGCAGCAGATCCAGCAGCAGGCGCAGACGATCGTCTCGCAGCGCGTCCAGCTCGAGATGCAGGTGAAGGAGATGGAGCGGACGCTCGAGGAGCTTGCCAAGACGCCCGAGGACGCGCCCGTCTACCGGAGCGTTGGCACGCTTCTCATCCGCGTGAAGGACCGGCAGACCGTCGCCAAGGACCTCGAGGACTCGAAGGAGACCACCGAGGTGCGCCTGAACTCGCTCAAGCGGCAGGAGGAGCGGCTCAAGGAGAAGCTCTCGGCCCTGCAGCGCGAGGTCTCCGCGGCGCTTTCCGCCGGGCAGCGATAG
- a CDS encoding MBL fold metallo-hydrolase codes for MRIRFLGGAGEIGRLGMVVEDVGVSVLFDYGVAPADPPLYPLPAPALDAAFLSHAHLDHSGMLPALAAAAVPIYQTPPTASMADLLLRDALKIARVEGYHLPWSKDDAELVPQSTVLSNYGEVHDVGALEVELASAGHIPGSTMFEVRGGSATLLFTGDMHVADSGLVAGAKPRPCDVLAIEGTYADREHPDRKVVERDLVSAIEAVRARGGVAILPAFAVGRTQEVLTILQGKGFKVWLDGMGKSVTKLMLQEPRYLRDPRKLARAFDEATLVSGHHVRRHVLASADVVVTTSGMLEGGPVLWYMEKLKDDPRSAVFFTGFQVPGTGGRQLLDTRTLTLGSAVVPVAMELRKFDLSAHAGASELAAFIRGCNPKAVVVYHSTTREALARAMGDEFRFVLPETGVPFDVA; via the coding sequence GTGCGCATCCGGTTCCTGGGCGGCGCCGGCGAGATCGGCCGCCTCGGCATGGTCGTGGAGGACGTGGGGGTGAGCGTCCTGTTCGACTACGGCGTCGCTCCCGCCGACCCCCCCTTGTACCCGTTGCCCGCGCCCGCGCTCGACGCGGCCTTCCTCTCGCACGCGCATCTCGACCACAGCGGGATGCTGCCGGCGCTCGCCGCGGCGGCCGTACCCATCTACCAGACGCCGCCGACGGCCTCCATGGCCGATCTCCTCCTGCGGGACGCGCTCAAGATCGCCCGCGTCGAGGGATACCACCTTCCCTGGAGCAAGGACGACGCCGAGCTTGTGCCCCAGTCGACCGTGCTGTCCAACTACGGCGAGGTGCACGACGTGGGCGCCCTCGAGGTCGAGCTTGCAAGCGCCGGACATATCCCCGGTTCCACGATGTTCGAGGTCCGGGGCGGGTCGGCCACGCTCCTGTTCACCGGCGACATGCACGTTGCCGACTCGGGCCTTGTCGCAGGAGCCAAGCCCCGACCCTGCGACGTGCTTGCGATCGAAGGCACGTATGCGGACCGGGAACATCCCGACCGCAAGGTGGTCGAGCGCGATCTCGTCTCCGCCATCGAGGCCGTCCGCGCACGCGGGGGCGTCGCCATCCTGCCGGCGTTTGCCGTGGGGCGCACGCAGGAGGTTCTCACGATCCTCCAGGGCAAGGGGTTCAAGGTCTGGCTCGACGGCATGGGGAAGTCCGTGACAAAGCTCATGCTCCAGGAGCCGCGGTACCTGCGCGACCCGCGCAAGCTTGCGCGCGCCTTCGACGAGGCGACCCTCGTGTCCGGCCACCACGTGCGAAGGCACGTGCTCGCCTCGGCCGACGTCGTGGTGACCACAAGCGGAATGCTCGAAGGCGGGCCCGTTCTTTGGTACATGGAGAAGCTCAAGGACGATCCGCGAAGCGCCGTGTTCTTCACCGGATTCCAGGTACCCGGCACGGGAGGTCGGCAGCTTCTGGACACGCGGACCCTCACGCTGGGATCGGCGGTCGTGCCCGTCGCGATGGAGCTTCGCAAGTTCGACCTCTCCGCCCACGCGGGGGCAAGCGAGCTTGCCGCTTTCATCCGCGGCTGCAATCCGAAGGCGGTCGTCGTGTACCACTCGACCACGCGGGAGGCCCTGGCGCGCGCCATGGGCGACGAGTTCCGGTTCGTGCTCCCGGAGACGGGCGTGCCCTTCGACGTCGCCTAG
- a CDS encoding ferredoxin family protein — MTRIVCEPCVNVKSGECVDVCPVDCFYDSGNQLFINPNECIDCGACESVCPVTAIFPEEDVPEQWKEYSTKNRAWSDQGGFPNAKETMKK; from the coding sequence ATGACCCGGATCGTCTGCGAACCCTGCGTCAACGTCAAATCCGGCGAATGCGTCGACGTCTGCCCCGTCGACTGCTTCTACGACTCCGGCAACCAGCTTTTCATCAACCCGAACGAGTGCATCGACTGCGGCGCGTGCGAATCGGTGTGCCCCGTGACGGCGATCTTCCCGGAGGAGGACGTTCCGGAGCAGTGGAAGGAGTACAGCACGAAGAACCGCGCCTGGTCCGACCAGGGCGGCTTCCCCAACGCCAAGGAGACGATGAAGAAGTAG
- a CDS encoding RNA-binding protein: MSARERTKESAPNAPRGREKGCPTCGHHPLDTLREREHILVLGCPRCGTRTFANASA; this comes from the coding sequence ATGAGCGCGCGGGAACGCACCAAGGAGAGCGCCCCGAACGCCCCCCGCGGCCGCGAGAAGGGCTGCCCCACGTGCGGCCACCACCCGCTCGACACGCTGCGCGAGCGCGAGCACATCCTCGTCCTCGGGTGCCCGCGCTGCGGCACGCGCACGTTTGCGAACGCTTCGGCCTAG
- a CDS encoding protein-L-isoaspartate(D-aspartate) O-methyltransferase, with product MSSNAALVEDLAASGHVRTEAVRQALLSVDRALFLPGHEGEAYEDRPVAIGGGQTISAPHMVAIMAEALELAPGHRVLEVGGGSGYHAAVLARLVAPEGRVVAVEILPELAARARQNLARAGLASSVEVLAGDGSLGAPDRAPFDRVSVACAAPSIPPPLLGQLREGGLAVVPVGTRHEQTLVRARKGPGGRIGIEDLGGCVFVPLRGAFGFPDGPDRLG from the coding sequence GTGTCGTCCAACGCCGCGCTCGTCGAGGACCTGGCCGCCTCCGGCCACGTTCGCACGGAAGCCGTCCGTCAGGCCCTGCTCTCGGTGGACCGCGCGCTGTTCCTGCCGGGCCACGAGGGGGAGGCCTACGAGGACCGGCCCGTGGCGATCGGGGGCGGCCAGACGATCAGCGCGCCGCACATGGTCGCCATCATGGCCGAAGCCCTCGAGCTTGCGCCGGGGCACCGCGTCCTCGAGGTGGGAGGTGGAAGCGGCTACCACGCGGCCGTGCTGGCTCGGCTCGTGGCCCCGGAAGGACGGGTCGTCGCCGTCGAAATCCTGCCGGAGCTTGCCGCGCGCGCCCGCCAGAACCTCGCCCGCGCGGGGCTTGCGTCGTCGGTCGAGGTCCTCGCCGGGGACGGGAGCCTTGGCGCCCCCGACCGCGCGCCTTTCGACCGCGTGAGCGTGGCCTGCGCCGCCCCTTCGATCCCCCCGCCGCTTCTTGGGCAGCTGCGCGAAGGCGGCCTTGCCGTCGTGCCCGTCGGAACCCGCCACGAGCAGACGCTCGTTCGAGCGCGAAAGGGTCCAGGCGGGAGGATCGGGATCGAGGATCTCGGAGGCTGCGTCTTCGTGCCGCTGCGCGGCGCCTTCGGCTTTCCCGACGGGCCCGACCGTCTCGGGTGA
- the phnE gene encoding phosphonate ABC transporter, permease protein PhnE, translating to MVSRTRLREQATLAALAALVLAALWHVRFFEANWPRAFHNLWRFLGDATPEAIDPDFAAAVGVALLETLEIAFLGTVLAAVVALPLSVFASRTFGGPAASLALRGVLSFLRTVPSFVWAIVFIAMVGLGPLPGALAVTLYSIGYLSKLYTEILEGVNPEIVEALSAAGVSRWRIAQHAAIPESTHLLLSQTLFVFEYNVRASTIVGLVGGGGIGFLMARAFDLYRYDLLMVALLFLLVLVVAVEFLGGRLRKTYLPEPVAVPA from the coding sequence GTATCTCGGACACGCCTGAGGGAGCAAGCGACGCTTGCCGCGCTTGCCGCCCTCGTGCTGGCGGCGTTGTGGCACGTGCGGTTCTTCGAGGCGAACTGGCCCCGCGCGTTCCACAACCTGTGGCGCTTCCTGGGCGACGCGACGCCCGAGGCGATCGACCCCGACTTTGCGGCCGCCGTGGGCGTCGCGCTCCTGGAGACGCTTGAGATCGCGTTTCTTGGCACGGTGCTTGCCGCCGTGGTGGCGCTTCCGCTCTCGGTGTTCGCCTCCCGAACGTTTGGCGGCCCGGCGGCATCGCTGGCGCTGCGGGGCGTCCTGTCGTTCCTGCGCACGGTGCCCTCGTTCGTGTGGGCGATCGTGTTCATCGCCATGGTCGGCTTGGGCCCGCTGCCGGGCGCGCTTGCCGTCACGCTCTACTCGATCGGGTACCTCTCGAAACTCTACACGGAGATCCTCGAGGGCGTGAATCCGGAGATCGTGGAGGCGCTCTCGGCCGCCGGAGTCAGCCGCTGGCGCATCGCGCAGCACGCGGCGATCCCGGAGTCGACGCACCTTCTCCTGAGCCAGACCCTGTTCGTGTTCGAGTACAACGTGCGTGCGAGCACGATCGTGGGCCTCGTCGGCGGCGGCGGAATCGGCTTTCTCATGGCGCGCGCGTTCGACCTCTACCGGTACGATCTCCTCATGGTCGCTCTCCTGTTCCTCCTCGTCCTCGTCGTTGCCGTCGAGTTCCTCGGTGGAAGGCTCCGCAAGACGTATCTGCCCGAGCCGGTGGCCGTTCCGGCGTGA